A region of the Apus apus isolate bApuApu2 chromosome 10, bApuApu2.pri.cur, whole genome shotgun sequence genome:
GTATCTGCTCATTCTGTTATTATAAAGGGAATCATGCATTTTTAGTACTGCTCACTCTCCCAATATCTGAGTGGAGAAAAAATGAAGCTGCAGATAAATGAGGAAGAAGTAGTAGCAGCTTCAGTCTTTTACAGCTAGGAAATGGACCTTTACCAAAGAGCTGCAGCTTCTACTTCTgtagcaagtatttttttttcagagagagaggcttgctttaaaaacatcttttcagCAGTTTGAAATTCAGCTCTCTTAATTGGGAATGATTCTGTGAGAACGTAGGAACGTAGAGACTTCTAGTATTTCTAAGACTTCTGCAGGTAAAACTAAGTAtctgttgtttaaaaattaaaaagtagcaTATCCTGTTCTTGACAGTGTCTGGCGTGGCTGAATGGTGTTGAGCAACGTATTTTGAAGAACGTTCTGAAAGTTGCTTCTGTGAAGAGCAGGACATTCTGTGACAGAGCAGCACATTCTGTGacagagcagcctggctggctggTGATATTCACCACAGTGTCTAATACAAGGTTTTCTAAACAGCAAGTTCAGTTGAAGAGCTTAATTTGAATTAAGTTTGCTACAGGTGTTCGTTGCAGTATATGGGAAAGACAGACTTATTAAAAAGCCACGTCATGCCTGCTGTTAGTACAGATAATCGTGAGACAATCTAGTTTAGCTCTTTCCTGTCAAAAAGCACAGTTGCTCTGTGAACTGCAGTGTCATTTGCTTTGAAACATATCTGCATTATAACAAGTACTCTCAATTTCTCAGGAACCATGGGAACGTCAAGATTATTTTATCACTGAGGTCTTATGAACACGAATTTAGAAGATCTCTGTATTCCTTTCAGGACAGGTGTAGTCAGCAGTGTCAAAACTGGCAgctaaaattttgaaaattgaaTAAACAACTGGGAAGTGGGGAGACTCTTCTCTGATGGAACTGCACCTCACCATCTGGACTaaaagctcttaaaaataaGACTAAAAACTCTTAAATCACTTAAGGACTTCTGAGAATTGTATAGATCTGTaagaaattgcatttatttttatatcttacAATTCTAACACTATTGAAATCTGCATGCACGGGAAGCAGACAAGTTAGtctgaattactttttcattCCAGTTTGCCAAGATCACTTTGGTTGTCTTGAAATGTGTTGGCTTGTTTAGAAAATCTATCCTGACAAAAAGGATGCATttctaacaacaaaaaaatcaaagaaatttaaatagCTGTTTTTATATTAGCACTTGGTTTTCCATTGTTCTCACTGATATCACAAGACgttatttttaatcatttttagAATGCCCAAAGGATAAGCAGTTCTCAGTCTACACAGCCTCTGGCTACCCCTGTGGTGTCGGTGACGACTCCGAgcctgcctccccagggactggTGTATTCGGCCATGCCCACTGCCTACAACACTGGTAAGCACTGGTTTTAGTCGTGGCTTCATTTGTCAGAGGTACAAGGCTTTTCTGATTCATAAGCCCAGAAAATTTGCGTTTCGGTGACACTtgactttattttcctgttcagCTCAAATGAAGGCTTTTACTCATCAAAAATGAGCTGTGAGCTTGTAAAATGTGTCCGTGTTGAGAGGTGGGGAAGCAGCTCTCAGTCAGTCACGCTGCACACAGCTGAGCATGGAGGCACAACAGGCACTGCTCATAGCATTTGGGCTTTCCAGCTGAGAGCTGACATGCCCACATTTCAGCAGAGGTTGGTACTTGAGAGCACCCTGTCCTGTCTCTCCTGTTCTGCTGGGCTCAGTTCCACAGCAGGGGGGAACTGTGGGGCTCTGAGCTGCCAAAGAGCTGAGGTGGATAAACCCAGGCAGGCCCTTCTCTTCAGTGGTTTTATTGTGAGGTGGGGGCTCCAGGGAAGGCACAGTCAGCATTTCATCACGGTGCATCTCTCTATCTGAAGGACCTTGAAACTTTTTATCCAAGTTGGGTGTGATGCAAGGAATTTGGTAATATAAGTAATaagtggtttgttggtttgggaaGTAGTTCATGATGTGGTGCCTCCTACTTTGTACCAATGGAGATGATTTCAAATTTCATCTCAAGGTTCTTTACTTGTCACAGCCCCTGTATGTGATCAGTGAAGGATTTTTTAACAATCATTTCCTTGGAAGGCTGCAGTCTTGATGGTGTCAGGTTGATTACCATTGATCTGTGatgcagtttaattttcaaatgcacCTGCAGAGAAACGACATTGCAGAGGAGTGCTAATAAATTTAACCAGCAGCTGTTTTACCTCTTTCTTAcaactaaaaaggaaaaaaaggaaataattcccCAGATCTTCAGATGAAGTCTAGTTAAGATGTTCAAATGTAGTTGCTCTAATTTGTTAAAACAGGAATTTCTGAACTGGGGACCCCTGTGTTGGCAATGTTTAAGTCCTACTTGGTAGGcttttaaattctaaaaaaaaaaaaataaaaaaattgtgcttccttctcctgcagtgATAGCTCTCAGGGACAGAGCTACACTAGAGCTTCCATTTAAGGCTGATCACCTCTGGCTAGGCAGAAGGAACTAGTCAGGACAAATCTAAAAAAGCTTCAAGGTTTGTAGATGGCCAAAGCCCGAGTGATACGGAGGTTTTGTTATTTGCCTCCTTTCCTGCAGGAAGGGCTGCCACAGGAGTCTGTAATGTTGGAAGGTGGAATAGATGGAGCAGTCATCCATTCATCATAATTTCCTGCCCCAAAAAGTGGGATTTAATAAATTTTTTCCACTGTTACTTTAGATCTGAAAGTCTTCACTATGGTTAGACTTGTTAACCACCTTCCAGCCAAACAACTTCTATCTCTTTGTATGGATGTGCTGGTTAACTGACACTTCCCACCCCTCAGCCCCTTCTGCACTGCTTTGCCTCCGCGCTTCCTGGCACTCCTGAGGTTTGGAATTTGACAGGGACCCTTTAGTCATCATtaacagtaaatatttatgtGCGTGGcacccagctgagctgctgaacGTTTATGCAAAGACTCTGCCCTGAGGGGGGTAAAGTGTGAAGAAATGGGTGAGGGAGAAGATGAGGCTGCAGTAGCAGGATGTTGAGCAGAGTGCAGAACTGTACTTGGTGATTTCACTTGGATGCTAAGCTCAAGTATGAATTTGCTGGACGTGCAGATTATTTGTATATTGTGTTTAATGGCTGTTTAAGGTCAACAAATAGTTCTGGTCCTAGCTCAGAAGACCCATACTGAGTTTTACCTGTCACCTGGCAAACCCCTTCATTCTCTCGTGTCTGACACGGTGTTTTGTGTGTCCCTCATCCAGAATAATTCATAGGCTGATGGTCAAAACAGGCTAAAACCAGCAAAAAGGTGAGTGGGGCTGTCAGACTGCTGAAACTGGTGTTGTACAGCATGGAAACTGCTCCAGGGATGTGATTTTAAAAACCATCCCATTTCTTCCGATAATGCAATAATTTATGGAAAGCCTTTAGCCTTTAGTGATTTTCAGACACTTCAAAATTGTTTCTGTTATTGATGTTGACACCAAATTGTCACTGGGTGTTCTAAGGGTAGTCACTGCCTGGGTAGCAATTTCAGTTTTGCAGTTCAAGGACTAAGATAAAATACCAAAATTGGTTTTCTGGATTGACAGGGTTTtttcagggctggaagggataGATTCAGCTCTTAGATCTGTAATTAAAACACTGGGTGTCAGCTTTGCACAAATACAGTCTTCtctgtaatttgttttgctggCAAGTTTGTCTTTCTGCAGGTTGCTGGAGGAAGGGCCAGAAGGAACTGGGTTCCTTGTCTTAAAACAGTctaggcattttaaaaaatgctcaaaAACTAGAGAGATGAGTTAATTAGTAACTTACACTTGACAGTGCTTATCTAGCCATAAACTGTATTACTGGCTTTGTCAGTTATTTTGCAAAGGCACAAACTTCAAAGGTGTCTTGCTGTTAGGGTCACAGCAGTAATGATTTCTGTCACGTAGAAGGTCCTTGTCTGAACAACCTTTCCATCTTGCATCAAGCCACTCAGGTATGGAAATGGTGTCCTGCTCTCACTGCTGGCAGATGTGTGATTCTTTAGGGAACTGAGCGTGCAGCTAATTGGGTAGTGGCACGTGTATCCTTTGGAGAAGTATCTCCTCAAGCCCCTGTCATCAGACACCTTCTGTCTGAAGTACCAGAAGTTAATTGTCataattgcaaattaaaaatacatggaaactGAATCCCTATAAGCATTTTCTTCAGGTCTGCTCTTCCAGAAATCCCATTGGCACAGAATAGCACATCCATCTCAAGTGTTTACATTTACTGCACTTGCACCTTGCCATAGGTCTGGCTGCTTTGAAGGGTGAGTGCATGTCCCAGTcatgggaggggggggggttgttgggttttttagtcTTAGTCTGAAAAGCTCAATACCCTGCTGGCATGGGGCTTACCTTCCTCGTGGGCTGCTGAGGAGAACACCTAGAAGCTGTCTACAGCACATCAGTTGGTGGGTGGAAATGGGAATATTGTTCAAGAAAGGTGGTCACAGGAGAGAGAAATCATGGTGCTGTCATTTTAGGACAGTAtcacaaacaaacccaaaaaaccctctaaaaacaaaacactaaccCTACTTAAGCAGTTTTTGGTTCATCTGCTGGTAGTAGAAAATACGTTTGGCTGGTAGCAGTTGTTACATTCTCAAGAGGGTAAGCAATGATTTTAAGGAAGCTGTattacaaaataatgaaaagcagagaagtgtttgctgctttgtttaaaaacctgaaagcaAAGCATGAGTGGTAACGATAAAGTGAAAATGTCCCTGTGTGAATGGAGTGAGAATTGCTGAAGGATCATGGCCAGAACAGGCAGTCAGTGCCTGCTGATTAGGAATAGATTGTATTTTATCCAGTTAAGTAGTAttttgaagtaattattttttttttgttccaaataAGGagattttttctgttgtttgatACAGACAGTTTAATCAGACTTCTCTAGTTGCGGAGAGGGAGAATGTGATGTGTTACAGCAGGACTGCACAGGTGGATAGAGGGGACACGAaggctcccagctgctgtgacTTGGGTGACACCATCCCACAGGCACCCACCCACCAGACCTGCACAgtccccctgcctgccctggcagcagggacagtgGCAGCCAGTGCTGTTCTGTGGCTGGATCTGGATATGGGGTGTGGGACAATGGAGAGCTTTGTACCATGAGCCAGCCAAGTGGTGTGTGTGTCTGGTGCAactgctgcctcccagctggGAACTGAACCAGCTGGGATGTCAGCAGCACGTTCAGTGCAACAAACACCATTCCTTTCTAATGACTTGTATGAATTCTTCCCTTTTTGTTCCACTTTGAAACTTCCATGCAGatgaaaaatcttaaaaaatgctAATACTTTCCTTACTGTAAAATTCACATATATATGAAGCATAAATATGTTGTACCTGTGGGTTTAGAAGCAGCTGTATGAGACAGCATGTAGAAATTGAAAGCAGAATGCAAAAAATTGTCATTTGGGGGCTTGTGTCCTGTAATCCCCTTGTGAAGCTCCAATAACTGCTCTTAGACTTTGAAGTTCTCATGTTTGGACTCCTTTGGGTCACTTGCCTTTGCTTTGGGCAGAAAGTctttatatttgtgtgtgtgtatcacATATATATCACACATATATATATCACATATATATCACATATATTCTCATGTTGTTTTattgatgtgtgtgtgtgtgtttatatatataaaaaaatctatttgtttttccctcttagATTACTCCTTGACTAGTGCAGACCTGTCTGCCTTGCAGGGATTTAACTCCCCAGGAATGCTGTCCCTCGGGCAAGTGTCTGCCTGGCAACAGCACCATCTCGGTCCAGCCGCCCTCAGCTCTCTCGTGTAAGTACCATCATCTGCCCGGGAGCTGCTTCCAGCTGTGGAACCTGTCCTGGGGAACCTGCAGCACAACCACTGTAGTGTCATGTCTGCTGGTGGGGCGAGTCCTTTCAGGTTTGCTCCTTGGCTGGAGAAGCATCTGTGGTTCCTGCTGTTGGTCCTGCTGTCAGTGCAGTGCTTGAGCTGACCAGTTGTGTCCATGCAGGGCCAGCTTCTTACGAAGGAGTGGCCTGCACGATGAACTTAGATGATTGGAAATAGGAAACATCTGTGTTTAACTTCTAGAAATGCATTCAGGCCGTTAATTAATTCTATTTTCcactttgtttcttctctccagtAAGTTGTGTATATTTACATGCTCATCtggagggtgctgagccacaAGCCCACACACCATCACACAGCCACATGAATTGtcactttcttttccatttccttgttttcttatttctgccttttggttttcttttccccagtaCTGGCAGCCAGCTATCTCAGGGTTCAAATTTATCCATTAATACCAACCAAAACATCAACATCAAATCTGAACCAATTTCACCTCCCCGGGACCGTGTCACTCCCTCTGGGTTcccgcagcagcagccccagcagcagcagcagccccagcagcagcagcagcagcagcagaggcaggagctgggccgCTCCCCTGTCGAcagcctcagcagctccagcagctcctacGACGGCAGCGACCGGGAAGACCCCAGGAGTGATTTCCATTCTCCTGTGGTGCTGGGAAGGCCGCCCAATTCCGAAGACAGGGAGAGTCCGTCGGTAAAACGAATGAGGATGGACACGTGGGTGACATAAACCTGCAGTGTTGCCTCCTCCGTTTGGTGTTCTCAAAATGAACTGTCCTGACATATCTAAATTTATAAATAAGGACATAagtatatttatatgtatatacatacgTGCATATATATATCTtcacatgcatatatatgtgcTAGTGTGTGTAGCATACACAGAATCATCAGGCACTTACGACAAACTTCTTGTATAGCTGCAGATGTCCCATGGTAAAATGTAACAGAACAATCCTGTAGGTATTGATCTAGTCTGGCACTTACCTGGAATTGTTGTTTTAATAATATAACCTGTTTTGCAGAGAAACATTGTACCCGCATTATAATCCTACCACACTAGATTGCAGAAACCAAGAGGGCTCGCCTGTAGTCATGTCCCTGTGTGTTTTATTCAAGCTGTATGGTTACTTGTAGTTAAGAAATAATGCTTTGTAGCAGCAGAGCAgtagaaaagcaggaagaagaaagcaataCTGTACATAAAATGACCTTTATATTACCCAACCTGGCATGGGTCTCTATTGCAGAGGGTGCATGGAGAAGGGCTgatgctgtaagaaaaaaaacaaaaaccctgtTTTGCAcgtgcaaaaaaaattaaataaatagtgTATTGGGTCaaagaagtgatttttttaatgagtgaAAGAGAGACATAGAGAACTCGCATGAactattcagaaaatattagCCTAGAAAATAGAACATtaacaaagtaaaattaatatattaagtTATAATTGGAAGATGTTTGACAAATTTGTTTTTACGTTCATACCTTTGAAAAATATAGAAACGGATTTTAGCTcatgtatattttatattaaagaaaacaataccCTAATGAATTGAAGACTATATATAAAGTTATATACAGTACTTTTGAACACATTCTGCTATGAATTATTTATATAAGCCAAAGCTGTATGTTGTAGCTTTTTTGTAGAGTATAGTTTTATCTTATTTTGACTTTCTAGTTTTTGCTTTCacagatgaaaaggaaaaacttgcAGGCGGAaccttgggggaaaaataagcCATGAACACTTATATGTAAATTTAAATTTGAGCCAAACTCTGTGTATATAGCATCCTAAATATATTATCACCTTTGGTGTAAGTACCTACGTATTGTACGTTCACCAgattaaaaagtatatttttgtGGATTGACGCCGACTTGAAAAAAGGCGAGGTCCTTATTAAGTAGAGTATTCACTGTTTAATATTTACTATTTTGTTAAATATACTGTACTTTCTTtggattttaattattattaatattattatccAGATTTTTCAGAGGGTGTATAAAGGGGTTGTCCCCTCACTGGTGGTGAATGTGTGCCGTTAAATTGTAATCTCTGTGCTGTATGGTTAAGCTTCattatacattttatatatatgtatataaatagcaaagtggcaaaaaaaaaaaaaaatccggTGTAAGTTCATCCtgcataaatataaaaaaaatctgttacaaCACATTTTAAGGCATCATTTTAAAGCTGCCTCttatgaggaggaaaaaaattaacagtggAAAAACTTGACCTAATTTCTCCTGATAGGGAAGTAACACATATCAGACGAGcacaaaaggtttttttaagttggtAAGTGGTTTGGGATAAAGGCTCAGAAATTAATTCCCTgttcctctgtgctgcttccaTGAAACAGAGTGAGGAACCGGGGGGCCCATggtgccccagcagctgcctgggagaagGTGGTGGTTTGTCCTTGGATGTGGTGGTGACCCTGGCCCAGCCGTGCGGGGACAGGACAGCCCGGGCAGCGCCCTCGCTCCAGGTACCTTTGCAGCCCTGCTCAGACCCATCcatcctggggcaggagctgggtttGAGAGCCAGAAGTCCCAAGAGCCAAGAGCTCACTaccctggggctggtggagaTGATTTCAGCTGAGGAGGGTCCTCACCCCAGTCCAGTCTCTTCCCATTGTCACCTTCCTGCACCTGCTCTGTGTGCATTTGTACTGGGAACCAAACTGAGGAGATGCCAGTAGATCTTCCTGCTGGTACTTCTAGTTCTGGGGAAGAAACCAGAGGGCTGTTCTGTTACCCAAATGGCTTTAAAAGTTACCCCTGATATTTATTAAATTGTTGCttgggctttattttttttttttgtcatttaaaaagaatgattttttaataGCAAGTAACAAAGGTGTGAGAATGGGGATCCAAGGATCAtctcctgggctgctggctTTGGTGTGTGACTGAAGAACAGTCGGTACTTGCagcttccagccctgctctcctgttgCCATGGGAACCTCAACAAACCACAGGTTTCAGCTCCTTTCAGCCACTTACCTTGGGAAATTGTTCTCTCTTTCTTGAAGTTAGTTACTGGTTTACAGAAGTGTGGAGGAAAATGAGACTCTAATGGCAACTCTGTTTCCAAAGCGACTGAATCCACTTACCACTTCAGAGAACCTTTTAATGCTCTGGAAAGTTAGgagatttttcattatttatgcACCTCTGAACTTTGCTGTACATCTGAGTGGGAGTTCTGCATTCACATTTACTGTCTATTTTCTTGTGTGCCTTATAAGATGGCTTTGCTGACTGTATCTCAATAGTCTTTATTTCTATGCAGGTTTTTAAACAGTACTACTactgttttcttaaagaaaaagaagctacATAAGGGTTAGAGTTTGTATTGAAATTGCACCAatgaattaaacaaaaataatcatcaGTTCTTAAGAACTGTGACTGGGACTGCTCACGTGTTGCCCCCAACCCTCCAACAGCCTCAGCAGAACAAGTCTGCTCAGacctccccaggcagggggAAACTCACCACGGTGAATAAATGGGAATCCAGATTTTTAATAACAGGTAACTAACTTTGGAACATGCTTTTTTTAAGAATTGtaaaaaagttttataaaaaaaaatatattaaaaaaaaaggtcatagCACAGATATTTCAACAGGTTaaaaagaatactttttttaattaatgaagtTGCAAGCGGATCCAATCCTAGTCCGGACCCATTGGAGTGGGAAtgatttcagatttttatctGCTGTTGTGACAAATCACCTCTCCATCTGCCAGCTCTCACTGTAGTGTTTGAAGATACACGTTATCAGGGATTCGTCAGAGCAAAACGCTTTAGCCTTTCACCCAAAGGACACTAACGCATCAGAAACTTGCGAATTGCTGAGCGCACAAGAAATACATAGTAAATAAGGAACAAAACAACTCCTAACAATTGATCACGGGAAGAAGTGAAATCAGAATGTGAAAGAAAGACTTAAACAAATGTAAACATTTAAATCCTAGTAGAAACTTTCTTCACTTTGCTGTGCAAGAGAACACTGCTTTGCTAtatttaaaatggcttttttaaaagagatttaTGTATTTGGTAAATGTTTGTAGTCAACAGTTCACAAAGAAGCTGTTCACGGTTTCCTGACAAGCCGTTTGGCGGCACAAGCTGGACTTTGTTGCCATCCTTGAGACgaatcttttaagaaaaaaaataagttaatctcaattttttccctgaatgtgttgttttttcttcaatataCAATAAATATTCTAGTGAACTTTTTATCAAATGGTTAAGAAAATGCTAGAGGTTgttgtaaaatatttgtatcCTGCATTCACTAAAGTAAAGATACTGGCTTTTACTGTGTACTCCTGCCTCTCTCGTATTTGCAGAGCACGGTCCTGGttggggcagccctgccctctgAAAGAATCTTCAGGTTTACATTTGAAGGGCTGTTTTTAACTGCAGCAATGAGACTTTTAACCAATATGGATTTCTTGTTACTATATATCAAGAACTGATGCTCGGTAAGAACCTTATTACAAGGTCAGTTCAGGCTGGTGCCCCCAAGGGAAGCCCCTTGTCCTTCCTGCCCCTCTCTGGGTGCTCACATCTCCCTTTGCTGGAAGTGATGCTGTGAGCCAGGCAGTGCAGGGCTTCAGGTTCTGTGGGACAAACAGCTTCAGGGGGAGGAAAGCCCTGGCAGAGGTTTCCCTGTGCTCTGAAttcctggtgctgctctgcctgaggAAAGTGCttggccaggcagcagcactgctgagttgtgctaacaaaaccaaatccatAAGCACTCTTGGGTGGGTGGTGCCCCTTGTGCTTTTagttcattttatttaaaaatgtaataatccCCCCTTAGAACAAAGAGAGATACAGTTccttcacagaagaaaaatacaagttttggtttgtgggtttgttttttttcttaagtataTGATCCTTTGGAGTTTTTGTTTACAAGATCATATTCCCTCAGGCTTTTTCAAGTACCTTTTTTGATGGTTGCAGGAAACACAGGTTATTGTTACCACACGTTTCTGCTTGCTCGGCCTGGGGTTCCTCCTGTTGCGGAGAAGCCTCAGTCCTGTTTCCCCCTAACCCACGCAGGTGCCATCACTCTGCTCTTCCTTGGGTCAGGAAGAGAAGGGATCAGTGCCACAGACTCAtcgtggttggaaaggacctctgagcTGTGTCCAGCCATCAACACAAAGAGCTCCAAGtccaacaaacaacacacagaaCCTCTATGCAACGAAGAAAAGCTCCCAGAAACTCCTGATATGGGACATTACTCTGTCCCTGGCCAGGTTTCACACAACTGTGCTGCAAACTATCTTAGCATTTGGTTCTGAGCAGTTACCTCTACCACCAGTCCCCAACTTGCTTTATtatttccccacccccccccctccaaatTCTCCCTACAGCAAAACACCCCAGAGCctcattttctcctcccctccagcatgTAGTGTTCACTGACTCATCCTGAGCAGCACTGATTTCAGGCTCACTGACATCTCAGGACAGCACCAGCCTCTGAAGCTGCACTGCTCCTCCCCACACACTCGGCCATGCTCCTACgccaccagcagctcagacACGTTTCTCACACAGCAGCTTCACGAGCCCCCTCCTGTCCAGACTTTATGCTGCTCTCCTTGATTGTCTAAAATAACACAGGGCTTCCTTGTGCTGGACAAGCAGTGCCCTGGTTAAAGAAGAAATCCTGCCatgagctctgcctgcagagacaCCAGATGGCAAGAGGAGTCACTGAAGGATTTCATTGAGAAGAAGAGCTCCGTCCAGGTTCTCCCTTCTCAGGGCTGGGCTTGAAGCAGCCTGACAAGTACAGCTTAAACACTTGCTCCCAAGGGTGACGCAGTGAGGTGCTGTCAGCGTCCCTGTGTCTAACACCCACCTTAACACACTAGGGAGTCAGCAGCTGAGAGCCTGGTGTGCCAGCACTGCCGTGGTCTGCCAGACAGAAAACAGTTCAGAGAAAGAGTTCCCACTTCTACTCTGAGCAAAAAGTGTCTGCTTCAAGGCCAACAACCCCCAAACTTCCCAATCACAGCAACATGGCACTCTCTACCTCAGCAGCAAAGGATTAATTTCTTAGACAAGGCATCAAGAAATACCTGAAGGAAACAAGATTATTAAATTGCTACAAAATACTTTACCTCAACAGCGGTCATGAATATTAAGTCAGCTGCTCAATGATCTTTATAAGCAACAAAGCATCCTGACTCCTCCATAAAAACCACCTCCCCTCACTTTTAGTCAAGTTCAGAATTACAACATcagctacttaaaaaaataaaaataatctgtactGTTATCCCCCTGAACACACGCGAGTCAGTCACTGCCACGTGGGCTTCAGTGCTGGGAGCCGAGGCTGTGCCTGGCTGCCCTTGCCCAccttaggatttttttttctacagctgAGCTTCGTGGTAATTTCCCTTCCAGTCCCTCTGTTGAACTATTTGAGGTTAGTGTTGTGTTGGAGTGGGCTGCCAGgccttgtgttttaaaatagattatatAAAATACTGGCAGAACAATTCCTATCAGGAGCATAATAAAAACTGCATTCCACCACTGGATTCCACAGTCTGCACCATtactgctctcctgctgccctgcctcgGGCAGCGGCCTCTCTGGGGCTTCCACGCAACACTCCATGTTCAGCTGGCCCTCGGCCTGCACGGCGTCCTGGATGCTCTTGTCGATGTCCCTGAAGTAGTCGCTCAGGTGTGagggggcagcagagctgctgccaccagcctcGGGCTCCGGCAGCTCCACCAGGGTCAGGCCGCTCTGGGGGGACGCGCTGGGGAGCGGCCGCAGGTCCCCGCCGTTCTCCGTCAACAGCCCGTGGGTCTTCACGGGGATCTTGATGGACTTCAGGGCATACAAGTCCTGCTCCCGGATGAAGTTGTTGACACGTTTGATATCTGCAACCTACAGGATCCAAAAAGGACACCAACGTTAGTGTAGGACAACCCACTACTGAGGCAGGGAGTAGCTACAGAACAAGTGCAAGAAgccaaaaaaatcaaagcaagcGCTGGCTGCAAGTGGCTCAGTG
Encoded here:
- the LYSMD4 gene encoding lysM and putative peptidoglycan-binding domain-containing protein 4 → MRLNESRTRSFQAPVTIHSYPGRQVYLFPDGQSDSEESSEEELNVLELRPRGREQQRSRRDRAADVVLLEREVTQDDNLNKLALQYGCKVADIKRVNNFIREQDLYALKSIKIPVKTHGLLTENGGDLRPLPSASPQSGLTLVELPEPEAGGSSSAAPSHLSDYFRDIDKSIQDAVQAEGQLNMECCVEAPERPLPEAGQQESSNGADCGIQWWNAVFIMLLIGIVLPVFYIIYFKTQGLAAHSNTTLTSNSSTEGLEGKLPRSSAVEKKILRWARAARHSLGSQH